Proteins encoded together in one Plasmodium brasilianum strain Bolivian I chromosome 4, whole genome shotgun sequence window:
- a CDS encoding ribosomal protein L12: MKKSKFPMRKYFSIVNLYDVIGCNSISSVDKCKRSSKIIFKKYYSSSFNIFDKIKDVSGNNTNENEEDIDLKKRKPSKKVLKLVDEILNLTLIEAADLCDICQEKLEGNKNFNNSYLVHRNPFPHPSNFFGATHFPPLNNSQINMNNNNNNNNNNSSVYTGSNSEHMNMDTTKLEKDPTGGTKKEEKKKTKSTFNIKLEQFDVKNKINTIKEIRKITNVGLKEAKDMVESAPFYIQKKKAEEMKKRFEELDFVTAFATDFATAFATAFATDFASAFVAAPNIYKVDVSNTSYMHAQTEGSDDEL, encoded by the exons atgaaaaaaagtaaattccCTATGAGGAAATATTTCAGCATAGTCAACCTTTACGATGTGATTGGATGTAACAGCATTTCTTCTGTTGACAAATGCAAAAGAAgtagtaaaataatttttaaaaaatattatagtagtagcttcaatatttttgataAGATAAAAGATGTTAGTGGTAACAATACAAATGAGAATGAAGAGGAtatagatttaaaaaaaagaaaaccatctaaaaaagtattaaaacTAGTTGATgaaattttgaatttaaCTTTAATAGAAGCAGCAGATCTTTGTGATATTTGTCAAGAAAAGTTAGAGggcaataaaaattttaataattcttatCTTGTTCATAGAAATCCATTTCCACACccttctaatttttttggaGCAACACATTTTCCCCCTTTAAATAATAGccaaataaatatgaataataataataataataataataacaacagtaGTGTCTATACGGGAAGTAACAGTGAACATATGAATATGGATACTACAAAACTGGAAAAAGATCCAACAGGAGGgacaaaaaaagaagaaaaaaaaaagacaaaaagcACATTCAACATTAAGCTTGAGCAGTTCgatgttaaaaataagattAACACAATTAAAGAGATACGAAAAATTACCAACGTCGGATTGAAGGAAGCGAAGGACATGGTTGAAAGCGCCCCCTTCTACATCCAGAAGA AAAAAGCAgaggaaatgaaaaagaggTTTGAAGAATTGG ATTTTGTTACAGCTTTTGCTACAGATTTTGCTACAGCTTTTGCTACAGCTTTTGCTACAGATTTTGCTTCGGCATTTGTGGCAGCTCCTAATATTTACAAAG TCGATGTGAGTAATACCTCGTACATGCATGCTCAAACT GAAGGTAGCGATGATGAGttgtga
- a CDS encoding hypothetical protein (conserved Plasmodium protein), whose translation MNTYRNNNGQFQEYSMNDDSSVNIFLNNSDVTSNDMRTSRETLMNYERSNNFANNGNTIQFMKKARNNNMHNNNMHNNNMHNNNMHNNNMHNNNVHNNNMHNNNMHNNSMHNNNIHSNNILNNITHNNIPNNITHNNILNNITQNNVLSNNAHNNNELNHNIHNNNVHFEKSNNSMHKKLNLMNANYMNEQNDHTNFGMKNYNIRTKEEENILPNNINGVFQKNNMNMSGENNYFGNPYLKNFNYGISDESSFNGRVGGNDVGNIAANSAANSAANSAVNSAANSAVNCAVNCAVNSVGNIKGNIVGRVTNSVSRAMPSNSYHNNRIGDTYKYGLNENVHEEFLNANMNSFFNMDGNNSNSNNRERHNNSNDGSNNSNSLSVHKSENNSIHGNNNMNSKNMNYLNELGNINNLQVLNNMGVNINNIYDGLSAINEMNNLNHLNDMNDLNNIGNCRNVDDVNSLRNFSNVNHVNNLVNTSGINNMNNLTNANGMNRMDNMNRLNTLGDMSNMHNNTINDINVLNRIENAVGNKNLRDVNKINEHINKSNSFNSINHMYTFNNNTSMSNSNPSMQNLNCIHSNAASCVRNLKNDSEYGKLVSNENVSIVDGNSMHTGVSNKGMTGYMTSSIINSGMVNGVKHVGKSNSYNNLSSVGGFSNIQNINSMNSTNNMVGTSHVNNNMSSTNSTKNIMNAGSFHQLGSNTKYGSFYMNDYLPNNDRINNSKLSYNINGNSINNNCNNNVFSNTTPPEGCSNNGSISINNSIKSNVHSNNNNNNNNFNYYYYSNSHSNSNSNCSSSSSNSNIRNKSIKNSYIKSKMNFPTVSNSTVMNPQMIHSTHPSITYENNKITQEVSGRNSGNDISNSNFNGNGSSSMNISTCVNIGGCVNSCSNKNTLPNELPYSHSLYSDHRSKLMLGKNSSYDQNNTFKQNNIVENINRNINMMNSYAIDSSVPYNHNSNMFNNKNCADSNILLGDIDSSIYDENKIKSNNMSGIAKPPSYMNSSNNMLNYSSNNISNDVHNVSNGVHNIRNNINCNSNIKVNTGEGMSCNNILMNACVDYIPPITKEELNKSEYYSKAYYMNQMHQYQPQANPPSHPSHLPNLQQHLHIPVQPHAHAPPFQNNYDSLHDDGNAYIHAMNKLEKNKTKGNHLYAEEKKKKESNDEIKRTVENERNRTSNIKSLSEGNPNFNYYNGLENLDDLNSMEILNSVGNLNNLNVGSLSNNGSNYFYDPTTRQYVLGYPNVPNTSNANELMNSSPIYYKREKNFHSVNNLNNVHNIHNLQSNINSRSNKENLNLQEGRLSNYNYNNNSNITLNKDIIEMILRNNKNSLDKSFNENINLAYTNYLMNVSSSYLRKKSLEEKKNISNKGHHGSRGKYNSGNKGGTMNVKGNKSKSKQKHNAKGGGVEKVSQSKEVKKSELVELDINDVVEVKVAEPSESRKTKLGGEETHEQSEALLSELHETGPVEGKETEAAEAETETEAISVSVAVDGGVEADGETQTKVEEENLCTPVDAKDLGEVMPVKREHSKRGRKKKIKSFDCKTVKTELRNDCKEVKRKGRKRKIYFDPYINIVKDKERTTRENMQKMVLKESYEMKEELEKLNNEMILYYNQIKNNDGILCDQNNFANHSIKNVLYFLKCKLNNFNVKNSLNSHSEINVLINNFLYVLRIINKHKKILENIYSFNFNTVNELAVRNYFEKHFPFVKCYRPTYEIMDQVKVEEMDEEFLKNNNSIVNGNNSNNYSNDGICLFKDKVKKNYDKKKLGKLSASTYGSSARPITDMHSNNSSNVSSSSSNDDDDNVKCKEIICKSENFKNIPYNSNTLQDNITNGVNGENFSFLNYGTAIYSNGNKIVEMEENHLNSHNIDNMMEENHLNSHNNDNMMEENHLNSHNIDNMMEENRHNSHNIDNMMEENHLNSHNIDNMMEENRHNSHNFDNMMEENRLNNHNFDNIKERNNSS comes from the coding sequence atgaacacatACAGAAATAATAATGGGCAATTTCAAGAATATTCGATGAATGATGATTCCAgtgtaaacatatttttaaacaattCGGATGTAACAAGTAATGATATGAGGACAAGTAGGGAAACACTTATGAATTATGAACGAAGTAATAATTTTGCAAATAATGGTAATACCATTCAATTTATGAAGAAAGCaagaaataataacatgcataataataatatgcataataataatatgcataataataatatgcataataataatatgcataataataatgtgcataataataatatgcataataataatatgcataataatagtatgcataataataatatacatagtaataatatactcaataatattacacataataatatacccAACAATATtacacataataatatactcaACAATATTACACAAAATAATGTACTCAGTAATAATGCACATAACAACAATGAACTTAatcataatatacataacaataatgtacattttgaaaagagtaataatagtatgcacaaaaaattaaacttaaTGAATGCGAATTATATGAATGAACAGAATGATCATACAAATTTTggtatgaaaaattataatataaggacaaaagaagaagaaaatattttaccaaataacataaatggagtgtttcaaaaaaataatatgaacatgtCAGGCGAAAATAATTACTTCGGTAAcccatatttaaaaaattttaactatGGAATATCTGATGAGAGTAGCTTCAACGGCAGGGTTGGAGGGAATGATGTAGGTAATATCGCAGCTAATTCCGCAGCTAATTCCGCAGCTAATTCCGCAGTTAATTCCGCAGCTAATTCCGCAGTTAATTGCGCAGTTAATTGCGCAGTTAATTCTGTAGGTAATATCAAGGGAAATATCGTAGGTAGAGTAACAAACAGTGTGTCAAGGGCCATGCCGAGCAATAGCTATCATAATAACAGAATAGGCGATACCTACAAATATGGGCTGAATGAAAATGTACATGAAGAGTTCTTAAATGCAAATATGAATAGTTTCTTTAACATGGatggtaataatagtaacagtaataataggGAAAGGCATAATAACAGCAATGATGGAagtaataacagtaacagcTTGAGTGTTCATAAGAGTGAAAATAATAGCATtcatggtaataataatatgaacagcAAGAATATGAATTACTTAAATGAGCTAGGTAATATAAACAATCTACAAGTTTTAAACAATATGGGtgtgaatataaataatatatatgatggtTTAAGCGCCATCAATGAGATGAATAACTTGAATCATTTAAACGATATGaatgatttaaataatattggTAACTGTAGAAATGTGGACGATGTAAATAGTTTACGCAATTTTAGCAATGTGAACCACGTGAACAACCTGGTCAATACGAGTGGCATAAACAATATGAACAACCTGACCAATGCAAATGGTATGAACCGCATGGACAACATGAATCGGTTAAATACCTTGGGTGATATGAGCAATATGCATAATAACACCATAAATGATATTAACGTTTTAAATAGAATAGAAAATGCAgtaggaaataaaaatttaagggatgtaaacaaaataaatgaacatataaataaaagtaatagtTTTAACTCAATAAATCATATGTACACTTTTAATAACAACACGAGCATGAGTAATTCAAACCCATCTATGCAGAACTTGAATTGTATTCATTCAAATGCAGCATCATGTGTtcgtaatttaaaaaacgaCAGTGAGTATGGTAAGTTAGTGAGTAACGAAAATGTAAGCATTGTTGATGGTAACAGCATGCACACCGGTGTAAGTAATAAAGGCATGACTGGCTATATGACCAGCAGTATAATTAACAGCGGCATGGTTAACGGTGTAAAACACGTGGGAAAGTCAAACAGCTACAATAATTTAAGTAGTGTAGGCGGGTTCAgcaatattcaaaatataaacagcATGAACAGTACAAACAATATGGTAGGAACAAGTCATGTAAACAACAATATGAGTAGTACTAATAGCACaaagaatattatgaatGCAGGCAGTTTTCATCAGTTAGGTAGTAATACTAAGTATGGCTCTTTCTACATGAATGACTACTTGCCTAACAATGATAGAATTAATAATTCGAAATTATCATATAACATTAATGgtaatagtattaataataattgtaataataatgtgttTAGTAACACTACCCCCCCTGAGGGTTGTAGTAACAATGGAAGCATTAGCATTAACAATAGCATAAAAAGTAATGTgcatagtaataataataataataataataattttaattattattattatagtaaCAGTCAtagtaatagcaatagtaactgcagtagcagtagtagtaatagtaatatccGAAATAAGAGCATAAAAAACTCGtacataaaaagtaaaatgaattttCCGACAGTGTCAAATAGCACAGTTATGAATCCGCAAATGATTCATAGTACACACCCAAGTATAACTTATGAAAACAACAAAATTACTCAAGAGGTTAGTGGAAGGAACAGTGGGAACGATATCAGTAATTCAAACTTCAACGGAAATGGAAGCAGTAGTATGAACATTAGCACGTGCGTTAACATTGGAGGCTGTGTCAACAGTTGTAGTAATAAGAACACTCTACCGAATGAACTACCATACAGTCATTCGTTATATAGTGATCATCGTAGCAAATTGATGTTAGGGAAGAATAGCAGTTATGATCAGAATAATACTTTCAAGCAGAACAATATTGTAGAGAATATTAATAGAAACATTAATATGATGAACAGTTATGCCATTGATAGCAGCGTCCCATATAATCATAATAGCAATATgtttaacaataaaaattgcGCAGactcaaatattttattaggtGATATTGATAGTAGTATTTATGATGAAAACAAGATAAAGAGTAATAACATGAGTGGTATTGCAAAACCCCCTTCTTACATGAACAGTAGTAATAACATGTTGAACTAcagcagtaataatataagtaaCGATGTTCACAATGTTAGTAATGGCGTTCATAATATTaggaataatattaattgtaATAGTAACATCAAAGTTAACACCGGGGAGGGAATGAGTTGTAATAACATCCTTATGAACGCATGTGTTGATTATATACCCCCTATCACTAAGGAAGAATTAAACAAAAGTGAGTATTATTCGAAAGCGTATTACATGAACCAAATGCATCAGTATCAGCCCCAGGCAAATCCCCCCTCTCATCCATCACATCTTCCGAATTTGCAACAGCACTTGCATATACCTGTACAACCGCATGCACATGCTCCTCCCTTTCAGAATAATTATGATTCCTTGCATGATGATGGCAATGCTTACATACATGCAATGAACAAGttagagaaaaataaaacaaaaggaaaCCATCTCTATgcagaagagaaaaaaaagaaagaaagtaATGATGAAATAAAGAGGACAGTGGAAAATGAGAGAAATAGGACGAGTAACATAAAAAGTTTGAGTGAGGGTAATCccaattttaattattataacggCTTGGAAAATTTAGACGATTTAAACAGCATGGAAATTCTGAACAGTGTAGGCAACTTGAACAACCTGAACGTGGGCAGTCTAAGTAACAATGgtagtaattatttttatgaccCCACTACAAGACAATATGTGTTGGGCTACCCTAATGTTCCCAATACATCAAATGCAAATGAATTGATGAATAGCAGTCCGATATATTACAAGcgggaaaaaaattttcacaGCGTGAACAACCTGAACAACGTGCATAATATTCATAACTTACAGAGTAATATAAATTCAAGGAGCAATAAGGAAAATCTCAATTTGCAGGAGGGACGGCTTTCCAACTATAactacaataataatagcaatattacattaaataaagaCATAATAGAAATGATACtaaggaataataaaaattccttggataaaagttttaatgaaaatataaatctaGCATACACGAATTACTTAATGAATGTCAGTTCATCCtatttaaggaaaaaatcattagaagaaaaaaaaaatattagcaACAAGGGGCATCATGGTAGTAGGGGTAAATACAATTCAGGTAATAAAGGGGGTACTATGAATGTAAAGGGGAATAAAAGTAAGAGTAAACAGAAGCATAATGCCAAGGGTGGGGGAGTTGAAAAGGTGAGCCAGTCGAAAGAGGTGAAGAAGAGTGAATTGGTTGAGTTAGACATAAATGATGTGGTTGAGGTAAAGGTGGCTGAACCGAGTGAGAGTAGGAAGACTAAACTAGGGGGAGAAGAAACGCATGAACAGAGTGAAGCACTATTAAGTGAGCTCCATGAAACAGGTCCTGTTGAAGGAAAAGAGACAGAAGCAGCAGAAGCAGAAACAGAAACAGAAGCGATATCAGTATCAGTAGCAGTTGATGGGGGGGTAGAAGCAGATGGAGAAACACAGACCAAGGTAGAGGAGGAGAATCTTTGCACCCCCGTGGATGCTAAGGACTTGGGGGAAGTAATGCCGGTGAAAAGGGAACATTCAAAgagaggaagaaaaaaaaaaatcaaaagttTTGATTGTAAAACGGTAAAAACGGAATTAAGAAATGATTGTAAGGAGGTTAAACgtaaaggaagaaaaaggaaaatatattttgatcCATATATTAACATTGTAAAGGATAAAGAAAGGACTACAAGAGAAAATATGCAGAAAATGGTATTAAAAGAATCGTATGAAATGAAGGAGGAGTTGGAAAAATTGAATAACGAAATGATACTATATtataatcaaataaaaaataatgatggtATTCTTTGTGATCAGAATAATTTTGCTAATCATAGTATAAagaatgtattatattttttaaaatgtaaattaaataattttaatgtaaaaaattcattaaacAGTCATTCAGAAATTAATGTGCTtatcaataattttttatatgttctgaggataataaataagcataaaaaaattttagaaaatatatatagttttaaTTTCAATACTGTGAATGAATTGGCAGTAAGAAACTATTTTGAGAAGCATTTTCCCTTTGTGAAATGTTACAGGCCTACTTACGAAATAATGGACCAAGTGAAAGTGGAAGAGATGGAtgaagaatttttaaaaaataacaatagcaTTGTAAATGGTAACAATAGCAATAATTATAGTAATGACggaatttgtttatttaaagacaaggtaaaaaaaaactatgataagaaaaaattgggAAAATTGTCGGCTAGCACATACGGGAGTAGTGCACGGCCGATTACCGATATGCATAGTAACAACAGCAGCAACGTTAGCAGCAGTAGTAgcaatgatgatgatgataatgttaaatgtaaagaaataatttgcaaaagtgaaaattttaaaaatattccttaTAATAGTAACACACTGCAagataatataacaaatggCGTTAATGGggaaaatttttcattcttaAATTATGGCACTGCAATATACTCAAATGGTAACAAAATAGTAGAAATGGAGGAAAATCACCTTAACAGTCATAATATTGACAACATGATGGAGGAAAATCACCTTAACAGTCATAATAATGACAACATGATGGAGGAAAATCACCTTAACAGTCATAATATTGACAACATGATGGAGGAAAATCGCCATAACAGTCATAATATTGACAACATGATGGAGGAAAATCACCTTAACAGTCATAATATTGACAACATGATGGAGGAAAATCGCCATAACAGTCATAATTTTGACAACATGATGGAGGAAAATCGCCTTAACAATCATAATTTTGATAACATTAAGGAGCGTAATAACTCCAGCTGA
- a CDS encoding GDP-fructose:GMP antiporter, whose amino-acid sequence MGKSDLAVLFSIGMYLLSSITSVFVNKYVLMDDVIDTVLLILLQHLSCLLFLFLFKKYLTKLQNDNNTEGENFSLYEGIKHMWLLIISFNFTLILGNICLKYTNISSYQLARSMTLPFNFFFSYFYFKQIKFNILMICSCILVSIGFFIFSIDAVNTNYRSVLYGSPTTNAWVNCPIHCHMLLHIHAIREYSGVPIHEYNYMNTHINTYVHATDKTLERDENNFFRLNECSTTVSIIQAIHLNLLKQKLLIYKNKMIMLRYNLIYSSIILFIYLTITRDIFAVFNLNYRAAFFLFLSCVSAICVTFSSFLCIYYTDNVVYNMFGNVKSTMQTFLSKYYNSEHLNLYTMIGIIFTTLGSFIYTYSCEDKKKKDKKLNEQMNEQMNEKLNEKLNEKLNEKLNEKLNEKIIENKN is encoded by the exons ATGGGTAAAAGCGATCTTGCCGTATTATTTTCAATAGGTATGTACCTCCTGTCGTCAATAACATCAGTTTtcgtaaataaatatgtgttAATGGATGATGTTATTGATAcagttttattaatattgttacAACACTTATCatgtttactttttttatttttatttaaaaaatatttgacaaaattacaaaatgataataatacaGAAGGGGAAAATTTTTCGTTATATGAAGGAATAAAACATATGTggttattaataatatcatttaattttactttaattttggggaatatttgtttaaaatatacaaatatatcatCTTATCAGCTAGCTAGATCTATGACACTaccatttaatttttttttttcttatttttattttaaacaaattaaatttaatatcttAATGATATGTTCATGCATTCTTGTTTCCATCggatttttcattttctcaATAGACGCCGTAAACACCAACTACAGATCCGTCTTATATGGTTCGCCTACAACGAATGCATGGGTGAACTGTCCAATACATTGCCATATGCTCCTGCACATTCATGCAATACGTGAATACAGTGGCGTGCCCATACATGAGTATAACTACATGAACACgcacataaatacatatgtgcatgcAACTGATAAAACACTGGAGCGTGACGAGAACAATTTCTTTAGACTAAATGAGTGCA GCACAACTGTTTCCATAATACAAGCCATACACCTCAActtattaaaacaaaaattactgatatacaaaaataaaatgattatgCTACGTTACAACTTGATATATTCATCtatcattttgttcatttaccTGACCATAACAAGAGACATTTTTGCTGTGTTTAATCTGAACTACCGAGCTgccttttttctcttcctaTCTT GTGTATCAGCAATATGCGTAACGTTTTCCTCctttttgtgtatttattatacGGACAATGttgtttataatatgttCGGGAACGTTAAATCCACCATGCAAACATTTCTAAGCAAATATTATAACTCGGAGCACTTGAACTTATATACTATGATAGGAATAATATTCACTACACTAggatcttttatatatacatattcttGCGA ggacaaaaaaaaaaaagataaaaagctGAATGAACAGATGAATGAACAGATGAATGAAAAGTTGAATGAAAAGTTGAATGAAAAGTTGAATGAAAAGTTGAATGAAAAgttgaatgaaaaaataatagaaaataaaaattga
- a CDS encoding pseudouridine synthase, whose product MMLKSRFVFINSIRRGISSTKSSLDMNKLVLYNDDDYLVIDKGYGISTFGKRKEKESIIKNLHQLNLENAHNVNIVYKLHSSIGGCLLVCKNKFIKNHMYENIFITLVYGKIEKKKDREIKLYLKYLPNSNIMMPTNNYEHVHNLKSVKYDVISNTILRNKENFSLLKIFTNANNCKYIKPLLFYSLNTCIVGDNEYINVHKKFKKNFFFPFHDEMYRRNVFKSRRELLKRVYNPNSTNEQLKLHLHCFNVTFESKCNKIVSVSAQIPKHISDTLCLLGASNLIYQIGETVKNCETVKNCETAKNCETAKNCEGTKDLKDCPHSPTGNSILSRVQTNENFLTAENSQQSKMKFDMDENLKLYDIMQDSNMAERQNEELLNEIYKQSYPKREDKRREKRKTRRGILAKDVTQLSKFDAPIFFAHDQ is encoded by the exons ATGATG ctAAAAAGCCgttttgttttcattaattCGATTAGAAGAGGAATATCAAGCACAAAAAGTTCGCTTGACATGAACAAGCT AGTCCTTTATAATGATGATGATTATCTGGTAATTGACAAAGGGTATGGTATATCTACGtttggaaaaagaaaagaaaaagaaagcataataaaaaatcttCATCAGTTAAATTTGGAGAATGCACATAATGTTAACATTGTATACAAATTGCATAGCAGCATAGGAGGGTGCTTACTTGtatgcaaaaataaatttattaaaaatcatatgtatgaaaatatatttataacattagTTTATggtaaaatagaaaaaaaaaaggatagggaaataaaattatatttaaaatatttaccaaattcaaatattatgatgcctacaaataattatgaacatgttcataatttaaaaagtgtCAAATATGATGTTATTAGTAATACAATATTAcgtaataaagaaaattttagtcttttaaaaatttttacaaatgcTAATAactgtaaatatataaagccTTTACTGTTCTACTCCTTGAATACATGTATTGTAGGtgataatgaatatattaatgtacataaaaaatttaaaaagaatttttttttcccatttcaTGATGAAATGTACAGAAGAAATGTTTTCAAAAGCAGGAGGGAATTGTTAAAAAGGGTATATAACCCAAACAGTACTAATGAACAGTTAAAACTGCACCTCCATTGTTTTAACGTTACTTTTGAGTCCAAGTGTAATAAAATTGTATCTGTATCAGCACAAATACCGAAGCATATAAGTGACACGCTCTGTTTGTTAGGGGCCTCTAACTTAATATACCAAATTGGTGAAACTGTTAAAAATTGCGAAACTGTTAAAAATTGCGAAACTGCTAAAAATTGCGAAACTGCTAAAAATTGCGAGGGGACAAAGGACTTAAAGGATTGCCCCCATTCTCCTACCGGGAACAGCATACTAAGCAGAGTACAGACTAATGAAAATTTCTTAACAGCTGAAAACTCCCAACAGAGTAAGATGAAGTTTGATATGGACGAAAATTTAAAACTCTATGATATAATGCAAGACAGCAATATGGCAGAAAGACAAAACGAGGAACTACTAaacgaaatatataaacaaagtTATCCTAAACGTGAAGACAAAAGAAGggagaaaagaaaaacgagAAGGGGAATATTAGCAAAGGATGTTACGCAGCTATCGAAGTTCGATGCACCGATTTTCTTTGCACATGATCAGTGA